One stretch of Melospiza georgiana isolate bMelGeo1 chromosome 28, bMelGeo1.pri, whole genome shotgun sequence DNA includes these proteins:
- the DCAKD gene encoding dephospho-CoA kinase domain-containing protein, producing the protein MKAALIGWERRLRCPPANGSAGHCGVGEAGRRLFTMFLVGLSGGIASGKSAVVAVLRELGCAVIDADVIARQVVQPHSKAHQQILQHFGTEILLENGEINREALGSIIFSQPEKRRLLNSITHPEILKEMLKQILKYFVLGYRYVILDIPLLFETRGLTRLMKYTVLVYCDPPTQLARLMKRSGLGVAEAEARISSQLPLEEKRRWATHVIDNSGDWESTRRQVLQLHTRLEDSLDFLWARLAVGTAVAGLGGLVFLLIRHFIS; encoded by the exons ATGAAGGCAGCGCTGATTGGCTGGGAGAGACGCCTCCGCTGCCCGCCAGCCAATGGGAGCGCGGGACACTGCGGCGTGGGTGAAGCCGGGCGGAGG CTCTTCACCATGTTCCTGGTGGGACTCTCGGGTGGCATCGCGTCGGGGAAGAGCGCGGTGGTGGCCGTGCTgcgggagctgggctgtgccgtGATCGATGCCGATGTTATCGCCAGGCAGG TGGTGCAGCCCCACTCCAAGGCCCATCAGCAGATCCTGCAGCACTTTGGCACCGAGATCCTCCTGGAGAACGGCGAGATAAACCGCGAGGCTCTGGGAAGCATCATCTTCTCCCAGCCAGAGAAACGGCGGCTGCTGAACTCCATCACCCACCCTGAGATCCTGAAGGAGATGCTGAAGCAGATCCTGAAGTATTTTGTGCTTG GTTACCGCTACGTGATCCTCGACATCCCTCTGCTCTTCGAGACCCGTGGGCTGACCAGGCTGATGAAATACACAGTGCTGGTTTATTG TGACCCCCCGACTCAGCTGGCGCGGCTGATGAAGAGGAGCGGGCTGGGCGTGGCCGAGGCCGAAGCTCGGATCAGCTCGCAGCTGCCCCTGGAGGAGAAGCGCAGGTGGGCCACGCACGTCATCGACAACTCCGGGGACTGGGAGAGCACTCGCCGGCAggtcctgcagctgcacacccGCCTCGAGGATTCCCTGGATTTCCTCTGGGCGCGGCTGGCCGTGGGCACGGCTGTGGCCGGGCTGGGCGGGCTGGTGTTCCTCCTCATCCGGCATTTCATCTCTTAA
- the NMT1 gene encoding glycylpeptide N-tetradecanoyltransferase 1, giving the protein MPHGPPANRGALCCGGAARAEAPFKMADDSETAVRRPPARPSRPAAEENDHEHCSDCENEAEHGSNRGGLSPANDSGAKKKKKKPKRKKEKGGGDQADQAQDQPVKVNSLPAERIQEIQKAIELFSVGQGPAKTMEEASKRSYQFWDTQPVPKLGEVVNTHGPVEPDKDNIRQEPYTLPQGFTWDALDLGDRGVLKELYTLLNENYVEDDDNMFRFDYSPEFLLWALRPPGWLPQWHCGVRVVSSKKLVGFISAIPATIHIYDTEKKMVEINFLCVHKKLRSKRVAPVLIREITRRVHLEGIFQAVYTAGVVLPKPVGTCRYWHRSLNPRKLIEVKFSHLSRNMTMQRTTKLYRLPETPKTPGLRPMEHKDIPAVHKLLTEYLKQFHLTPVMSREEVEHWFVPQENIIDTFVVESAPGEVTDFLSFYTLPSTIMNHPTHKSLKAAYSFYNVHTKTPLIDLMSDALILAKSKGFDVFNALDLMENKTFLEKLKFGIGDGNLQYYLYNWKCPSMAPEKVGLVLQ; this is encoded by the exons ATGCCTCACGGCCCGCCGGCCAATCGCGGCGCGCTTTGTTGCGGGGGCGCGGCACGCGCGGAGGCCCCGTTCAAGATGGCGGACGACAGTGAGACAGCAGTGAGGCGGCCACCGGCGAGGCCTTCGCGGCCGGCGGCGGAGGAGAACGACCACGAGCATTGCAGCGATTGCGAGAACGAGGCGGAGCATGGCTCCAACCGGGG GGGCCTGAGTCCAGCAAATGACAGTGGagccaaaaagaagaaaaagaaacccaaaaggaagaaagagaagggaggAGGTGACCAGGCTGACCAGGCTCAGGACCAGCCAGTGAAG GTGAACTCTTTACCTGCTGAGAGGATCCAGGAGATTCAAAAAGCCATCGAGCTCTTCTCTGTAGGTCAGGGACCTGCCAAAACCATGGAGGAAGCCAGCAAGAGGAGCTACCAGTTCTGGGACACACAGCCAGTGCCCAAGTTAG GAGAAGTGGTGAACACCCACGGCCCAGTGGAGCCAGACAAGGACAACATCCGCCAGGAGCCCTACACCCTGCCCCAGGGCTTCACCTGGGATGCCCTGGACCTGGGGGATAGAGGTGTG ctgaaggagctgtaCACTCTGCTCAACGAGAACTACGTGGAGGATGATGACAACATGTTCCGCTTCGATTACTCGCCCGAGTTCCTGCTGTG ggcacTGCGTCCTCCAGGCTGGCTGCCCCAGTGGCACTGTGGGGTCCGAGTGGTGTCCAGCAAGAAGCTGGTGGGATTTATCAGCgccattccagccaccatcCACATCTATGACAC AGAGAAGAAGATGGTGGAGATAAACTTCCTGTGTGTGCACAAAAAGCTGCGCTCCAAACGGGTGGCTCCGGTTCTGATCCGTGAGATCACCAGGAGGGTGCATCTAGAGGGAATCTTCCAGGCTGTTTACACTGCAGGAGTGGTGCTGCCAAAGCCTGTGGGGACTTGCAG GTACTGGCACCGCTCCCTGAACCCTCGGAAACTCATCGAGGTCAAGTTCTCCCACCTGAGCAGGAACATGACTATGCAAAGAACCACGAAGCTGTACCGCCTGCCCGAG ACTCCCAAGACTCCTGGCCTGCGGCCCATGGAGCACAAGGACATCCCTGCTGTGCACAAGCTCTTGACTGAGTACCTGAAGCAGTTCCACCTGACCCCTGTGATGAGCAGAGAGGAGGTGGAGCACTGGTTTGTACCTCAGGAGAACATCATCGACACCTTCGTGGTGGAG AGTGCCCCAGGAGAGGTGACAGACTTCCTGAGCTTTTACACCCTGCCCTCCACCATCATGAACCACCCAACTCACAAGAGCCTGAAAGCTGCTTACTCCTTCTACAACGTCCACACCAAGACGCCTCTCATCGACCTCATGAGCGACGCGCTCATCCTCGCCAAGTCG AAAGGATTTGATGTCTTCAATGCACTGGATCTCATGGAGAACAAAACCttcctggagaagctgaagtTTGGGATCGGGGATGGGAACCTGCAGTATTACCTGTACAATTGGAAATGTCCCAGCATGGCACCAGAGAag GTTGGATTGGTGCTGCAGTAA